In one Cloacibacillus porcorum genomic region, the following are encoded:
- a CDS encoding ABC transporter substrate-binding protein, with protein MKPFFRLFIFLSLVLMFSPSAEASPRRIVSLTPVGTEILFALGQGDNVIGVTNYCDYPPEALKKPKIGGYAEVNFETLLSKKADLLVLQDMHLQFKDDLKRLKIPYVVVRQESLGDIYDSIAELGKVCGAQKRAAELTAKMKADIAAVRAKVMGLPSPSVLLCVSRELSEERISVFYAAGEKTFYNELITLAGGKNALTGEKSGYPYPKISQEGLAALNPEVIIDLVGERTFYHAMEHIDLDKVFNEEYLKGQWLAGTKVRAVRGGRIAVLDGTVYLRPGPRLPEILRAFAKVIHPEVKW; from the coding sequence TTGAAGCCATTTTTTCGCCTGTTTATATTTCTCTCGCTCGTCTTGATGTTTTCCCCCTCGGCGGAGGCCTCGCCCAGGAGGATCGTTTCGCTGACGCCGGTCGGCACCGAGATACTCTTCGCGCTCGGACAGGGGGACAACGTCATCGGCGTTACAAATTACTGCGACTACCCGCCGGAGGCGCTCAAAAAGCCGAAGATCGGCGGCTATGCCGAGGTAAACTTTGAGACGCTGCTCTCCAAAAAGGCCGACCTTCTCGTGCTTCAGGACATGCACCTTCAATTCAAAGACGACCTGAAAAGGCTGAAGATACCCTACGTCGTCGTGCGGCAGGAGAGCCTCGGCGACATCTACGATTCAATCGCGGAGCTCGGCAAAGTCTGCGGCGCGCAGAAAAGGGCCGCGGAGCTGACGGCGAAGATGAAGGCCGATATCGCCGCCGTACGGGCAAAGGTTATGGGACTGCCGTCGCCCTCCGTGCTGCTCTGCGTATCCCGCGAACTCTCTGAGGAGCGGATATCCGTCTTCTACGCCGCGGGCGAAAAGACCTTTTACAACGAGCTCATCACCCTCGCGGGGGGAAAGAACGCGCTGACCGGCGAAAAAAGCGGTTATCCATATCCCAAAATATCGCAGGAGGGGCTCGCCGCCCTCAACCCCGAGGTAATAATCGACCTCGTCGGCGAGCGCACCTTTTACCACGCGATGGAACATATCGATTTGGATAAGGTCTTCAATGAAGAATACCTCAAAGGCCAGTGGCTCGCGGGGACCAAAGTGAGGGCCGTACGCGGCGGGCGTATCGCCGTCCTCGACGGCACCGTCTACCTGCGCCCGGGACCGCGGCTGCCTGAGATACTCAGAGCCTTCGCGAAAGTCATACATCCCGAGGTGAAATGGTGA
- a CDS encoding ABC transporter ATP-binding protein — protein sequence MVNPLIEVRGLSYSIGERAVLSGISFSVARGGFLAVIGPNGAGKSTLLKCVGGLRPGAAGEVMIEGLSITQMTERERARRIAWLHQSGGDALPFTVRQFAMMSRYPWRPVLSGESEEDRFIVDGALARAGVEELAERSLDTLSGGERQRALLAAALAQGTDILFLDEPTSFLDYRQQVEMMALVEGINREGMTVLMVTHDINLALHGSGGILAIKEGRARWHGTTDELLGGSALADIFDTEFEFFRRGEQRRPYAVPRGFVS from the coding sequence ATGGTGAACCCTCTCATAGAGGTGCGCGGGCTCTCCTATTCCATCGGCGAACGCGCCGTTCTCTCCGGCATCTCCTTCTCCGTGGCGCGCGGCGGCTTCCTCGCGGTCATCGGCCCCAACGGCGCCGGAAAAAGCACGCTGCTCAAGTGTGTCGGCGGCCTGCGCCCCGGCGCGGCGGGAGAGGTCATGATCGAAGGGCTGAGCATCACTCAGATGACGGAGCGCGAACGGGCGCGGCGTATCGCCTGGCTCCATCAGAGCGGCGGCGACGCCCTGCCCTTCACCGTCCGCCAGTTCGCGATGATGTCACGTTACCCGTGGCGGCCCGTGCTCAGCGGCGAATCCGAAGAAGACCGTTTCATCGTGGACGGAGCACTCGCGCGCGCCGGCGTCGAGGAGCTTGCGGAACGCAGTCTCGACACCCTCTCCGGCGGCGAACGCCAGCGGGCGCTGCTCGCCGCCGCGCTCGCGCAGGGCACGGACATCCTCTTTCTCGACGAGCCGACAAGCTTTCTCGACTACCGCCAGCAGGTGGAGATGATGGCGCTCGTGGAGGGGATAAACAGGGAGGGAATGACGGTGCTCATGGTGACCCATGACATAAACCTCGCGCTTCACGGAAGCGGCGGCATCCTCGCGATAAAAGAGGGCCGCGCGCGCTGGCACGGGACGACGGACGAGCTGCTCGGAGGCTCCGCGCTCGCCGATATCTTTGACACCGAATTTGAATTCTTCCGCCGCGGGGAACAGCGGCGTCCCTACGCGGTGCCGAGGGGGTTTGTCTCCTGA
- a CDS encoding FecCD family ABC transporter permease, translated as MNKKIFLLLLLSAAVVCAAPFIGAHAVSPADIFGGAESAAAQILWELRLPRVLLGWLIGATLAVCGLIFQALFRNPLASPDMLGVSMGAAFGAVLYIRLGLAVSLFGLIQGISLAAFGGAFLAIMALYLAGSLRRGGMSLASLLLAGVALNFLFGSLNMIIQYSGGYTDTFRMMRWTMGGLQTVGFASSLASLPGLLLILLIGWLTGPQLDLFVCGEEMAASRGVSVNGLRKLLFLSVSLVVGVSVALSGPIGFVGLMCPHICRRITGSAHRELTVACALFGGAFLVICDTAARLLWSPAEIPVGIITSCLGSIFFLWLLIKGGR; from the coding sequence ATGAATAAAAAAATATTCCTGCTGCTACTGCTCTCCGCCGCCGTCGTCTGCGCCGCCCCCTTCATCGGCGCGCACGCCGTCTCCCCCGCCGATATCTTTGGCGGAGCGGAGAGCGCCGCGGCGCAGATACTCTGGGAGCTCCGCCTGCCGCGCGTACTGCTCGGCTGGCTCATCGGCGCCACCCTCGCCGTCTGCGGGCTCATCTTCCAGGCGCTCTTCAGAAACCCGCTCGCCTCGCCCGACATGCTCGGCGTCTCCATGGGCGCGGCCTTCGGCGCGGTGCTCTACATACGCCTCGGCCTTGCCGTCTCCCTCTTCGGCCTCATCCAGGGCATCTCCCTGGCGGCCTTCGGCGGGGCCTTCCTCGCGATCATGGCGCTCTACCTGGCAGGCAGCCTGCGGCGCGGCGGGATGTCGCTCGCCTCCCTGCTGCTCGCGGGCGTCGCGCTGAACTTCCTCTTCGGCAGCCTCAACATGATCATCCAATACAGCGGCGGCTACACCGATACCTTCCGTATGATGCGCTGGACGATGGGCGGCCTGCAGACCGTCGGCTTCGCCTCCTCGCTGGCCTCCCTGCCTGGGCTCCTCCTCATCCTGCTCATCGGCTGGCTCACGGGACCGCAGCTTGACCTCTTCGTCTGCGGCGAGGAGATGGCCGCGAGCCGCGGCGTATCTGTAAACGGGCTGCGTAAGCTGCTCTTTCTCTCCGTATCCCTCGTCGTAGGCGTCAGCGTGGCCCTCAGCGGCCCGATCGGCTTCGTCGGCCTCATGTGCCCGCATATCTGCCGCCGCATCACCGGCAGCGCGCACCGCGAGCTGACCGTCGCCTGCGCGCTCTTCGGCGGCGCCTTCCTCGTGATCTGCGACACCGCGGCGCGCCTCCTCTGGTCGCCGGCGGAGATACCGGTGGGGATAATCACCTCCTGCCTCGGTTCGATATTCTTCCTCTGGCTGCTCATAAAGGGTGGACGCTGA
- the cbiR gene encoding cobamide remodeling phosphodiesterase CbiR has translation MRRFRFPGVRLGGTSWVVAGSFADNMRALSREAQDMQLVLFDNEYGSNIPSKEEVARLAELKEELGMSCIVHFPHDICLSPEAAERRRCEDSCLRMMELFAPLAPFAWILHLDGEQYGAYPSADMEGWLEKTRRSAARLAAAARDKSEICAETLDYNFRIVYPLVVEQGLSVCLDIGHLVRYGHPVLEQMESYLPRTRVIHIHGVKPDGTDHQDMSWFDPALFREVIKRLGADGRERVMTLEVFEDNYEKSLAAIEKMMGA, from the coding sequence ATGAGAAGGTTCCGCTTCCCCGGCGTCAGGCTCGGCGGCACCTCCTGGGTCGTCGCTGGCAGCTTTGCCGACAACATGCGCGCGCTGTCGCGCGAGGCGCAGGACATGCAGCTGGTGCTCTTCGACAACGAATACGGCTCCAACATCCCCTCCAAAGAGGAGGTAGCCCGGCTCGCGGAGCTGAAAGAGGAGCTGGGGATGAGCTGCATCGTCCACTTTCCCCACGACATCTGCCTCTCGCCGGAGGCGGCGGAACGCAGACGCTGCGAGGACTCCTGCCTGCGTATGATGGAGCTCTTCGCGCCTCTTGCGCCCTTTGCCTGGATACTGCACCTCGACGGCGAGCAATACGGCGCCTATCCCAGCGCCGACATGGAGGGCTGGCTGGAAAAGACGCGCCGCTCCGCAGCACGGCTCGCCGCCGCCGCGCGGGACAAAAGCGAGATTTGCGCCGAGACGCTGGACTATAACTTCCGCATCGTCTATCCTCTAGTCGTCGAACAGGGCCTCTCCGTCTGCCTCGACATCGGGCATCTCGTGCGCTACGGCCACCCCGTGCTCGAACAGATGGAGAGCTACCTGCCCCGGACGCGCGTCATTCATATCCACGGCGTAAAACCGGACGGCACCGACCATCAGGACATGAGCTGGTTTGATCCGGCGCTCTTCCGCGAGGTAATAAAAAGGCTCGGCGCGGACGGCAGAGAGCGCGTAATGACGCTCGAAGTCTTTGAAGACAACTATGAAAAATCATTGGCAGCAATAGAAAAAATGATGGGAGCGTAA
- a CDS encoding MotA/TolQ/ExbB proton channel family protein has protein sequence MLDYMNQGGSIMWIIGALSLIAAAIVVERIIFFHKASTDPEKLEAAFGKAVSAGDVKEAWRVVESSDSSMNRLFKVALTHWNICTEDMKLLTEQQIRREIYRWEKHVYILEMIGKIAPLLGLLGTVLGMVEMFQSLHIGGQISAATVTGGIWKALFTTVAGLTVAIPTIFVCGLLNSRIDSEDETLRRGADFLLREHIAAGGGKNGGTQK, from the coding sequence ATGCTGGATTACATGAACCAGGGCGGAAGCATCATGTGGATAATCGGCGCGCTGTCGCTTATCGCGGCCGCCATCGTGGTGGAGCGGATCATCTTCTTTCACAAGGCCTCCACAGATCCCGAAAAGCTGGAGGCGGCCTTCGGTAAAGCCGTCTCCGCTGGAGACGTCAAAGAGGCCTGGCGTGTGGTCGAATCCTCCGACAGCTCCATGAACCGCCTCTTCAAAGTGGCGTTAACCCACTGGAACATCTGCACGGAGGACATGAAACTGCTCACGGAGCAGCAGATACGCCGCGAGATCTACCGCTGGGAAAAACACGTCTACATCCTGGAGATGATCGGCAAGATCGCGCCGCTGCTAGGGCTGCTCGGCACCGTGCTCGGCATGGTCGAGATGTTCCAGTCGCTGCACATCGGCGGGCAGATAAGCGCCGCCACCGTCACCGGCGGCATCTGGAAGGCGCTCTTCACCACCGTCGCCGGCCTCACCGTGGCCATCCCGACGATATTCGTCTGCGGCCTGCTCAACTCGCGTATCGACAGCGAGGACGAGACCCTTCGCAGAGGCGCGGACTTCCTCCTGCGCGAACACATAGCCGCTGGCGGCGGTAAAAATGGCGGGACGCAGAAATAG
- a CDS encoding ExbD/TolR family protein has translation MAGRRNRRHAEIDITPLIDVLFMLIIFFVLTASFVQGKLDVQLPSGEGSSADMQGAVIVTVAADRKIFWNGREVTKEELKKLAAAANGREMLVAGDEKVPYGEVAALLSLLRKEGVTSAGLMLSGEGAQ, from the coding sequence ATGGCGGGACGCAGAAATAGACGCCACGCGGAGATAGACATCACTCCGCTCATAGACGTTCTCTTCATGCTCATCATCTTCTTCGTCCTCACAGCCTCCTTCGTGCAGGGCAAGCTCGACGTGCAGCTACCCTCCGGCGAGGGAAGCTCCGCCGATATGCAGGGGGCGGTGATCGTCACCGTCGCCGCCGACCGGAAGATATTCTGGAACGGACGGGAAGTGACAAAGGAAGAGCTCAAAAAACTCGCCGCCGCCGCGAACGGCCGTGAAATGCTCGTCGCGGGAGACGAAAAAGTTCCCTACGGCGAAGTCGCCGCGCTGCTCTCGCTGCTGCGTAAAGAGGGCGTCACCTCCGCCGGACTCATGCTCTCGGGAGAGGGCGCGCAATGA
- a CDS encoding energy transducer TonB, giving the protein MTFLSGERGRWAAALLISLILHCALIFIFSGAKAEKKPEPVMNVKLVFAPAAAGNNGGSGGGKTAEKKAPQPKKEQAVKSVQKQPAVKKKKEAPIKEISARPAENKETTAAAETTAGAPAETATATDSAGDGSGTGGGGGTGAASGSGTGEGTGSGEVSGIADVNSLEVTHKVLPDYPAFSRKRKEEGTAVIIAAVENGRVQSVEIEKTSGYDRLDNSALRAVKGWRFRHKGRIRVRIPFVFKIR; this is encoded by the coding sequence ATGACATTTCTCTCCGGCGAGCGGGGCAGATGGGCGGCGGCGCTGCTGATCTCCCTGATACTGCACTGCGCCCTGATATTCATCTTCAGCGGCGCGAAGGCCGAAAAAAAGCCGGAACCGGTAATGAACGTGAAACTCGTATTCGCCCCCGCCGCCGCGGGCAATAACGGCGGCTCCGGCGGCGGAAAGACCGCGGAAAAAAAAGCGCCGCAGCCTAAAAAAGAACAGGCCGTAAAGTCGGTACAAAAACAGCCAGCGGTTAAAAAGAAAAAAGAGGCCCCCATAAAAGAGATATCCGCGCGTCCCGCGGAGAACAAAGAGACAACCGCGGCCGCCGAGACTACCGCCGGCGCGCCGGCGGAAACGGCGACCGCCACAGACAGCGCGGGAGATGGAAGCGGAACGGGCGGCGGAGGCGGCACCGGTGCAGCCTCCGGCAGCGGTACGGGCGAAGGTACTGGCTCCGGAGAGGTAAGCGGCATCGCCGACGTCAACTCGCTTGAGGTGACGCACAAAGTGCTGCCGGACTACCCGGCCTTCTCACGCAAACGCAAAGAGGAGGGCACCGCCGTGATAATCGCCGCCGTGGAAAACGGCCGCGTACAAAGCGTTGAGATAGAAAAGACAAGCGGCTACGACCGGCTGGACAACTCCGCGCTGCGCGCGGTCAAAGGGTGGCGCTTCCGCCACAAGGGGCGCATACGCGTGAGAATACCTTTCGTATTTAAAATAAGATAA
- a CDS encoding type II toxin-antitoxin system RelE/ParE family toxin — protein MACRLLIAEDAEDDIDGIIGYMVNSLQSPAAASSFISKLEACYRKVLSNPRMYPLCEDVFLSSKGYRKAVVDNYIVLYRLYGDDAAIISRVLYGRRNYAGII, from the coding sequence ATGGCTTGTAGGCTTTTGATAGCCGAAGACGCGGAGGATGATATCGATGGGATCATCGGCTATATGGTCAACTCTCTGCAAAGCCCGGCGGCGGCGAGCTCTTTTATCTCCAAACTTGAAGCCTGTTACAGGAAAGTATTATCCAATCCGAGGATGTATCCCCTTTGTGAAGATGTTTTCTTATCGTCTAAAGGATATCGTAAGGCTGTTGTTGATAACTATATCGTTTTATACCGTCTCTATGGAGATGACGCCGCCATTATTTCACGGGTACTTTATGGCAGGCGCAATTACGCTGGGATTATATAG
- a CDS encoding type II toxin-antitoxin system Phd/YefM family antitoxin: MPRIIPISELKKTSEISEMCKGASEPIFITKNGYGDMVIMSVETYEKYDYMSMVYRKISEAEKSIAEGRVKEALKSLDAARSKYGL; the protein is encoded by the coding sequence GTGCCAAGAATTATCCCGATCAGTGAGCTGAAGAAGACAAGCGAGATTTCAGAGATGTGCAAAGGCGCTTCCGAGCCTATTTTCATCACGAAAAACGGTTATGGGGATATGGTCATTATGAGTGTGGAAACTTATGAAAAATATGACTACATGAGTATGGTATATCGAAAAATCAGCGAGGCCGAAAAATCGATCGCCGAAGGGCGGGTAAAAGAGGCGCTTAAATCACTGGATGCCGCGAGGTCGAAATATGGCTTGTAG
- a CDS encoding methylmalonyl-CoA mutase family protein, with protein MNETEVKMSGFPPVSFEEFAVPTREEWYNEAVAALKGAPFDKRMFTPTYEGITLEPIYTLADNEELLNISGMPGEAPFLRGTKSSGYIAEPWKIAQSASDVLPKEANEVVKNELAKGATILHFELDECTKLGRDPDPELFKGDYRGLSLTTLRDADEMLKGLDYTKVPLHIYAGASAVSVLGLVAAQAKATGAKESLKEAKGCIGADPLGELAERGTLPLPIDELYDEMALAIKWAQKNAPQIKTILVRGDVYHNGGASATQETAYAMSAAIAYIRAMRHRGIEPEITMSHIKFSFSLGTNFFMEIARIRAARTVWSQIAEAFGADADEYGKIDIIARTSHFTSTVYDPYVNILRATTQAFSGAVGGVDAMQISCFDDAIRPSGEIAKRIARNIQVMLQTEFDMLQPVDPAGGSWYVERLTAQCAAAVWAILQDVDAEGGMYPALKKGVIQGEIEKILKSRLKNLAFRKDRAVGTNMYPNTLEKPLENMFPRGEKLCRERKEAVAKFRELTDEQHAAESLEKIMDNIHEGDAKFLDAVIEAFMAGATVGEVRKALNDSFEGEESVKAIGTHRWTEQIEALRKTTEEFTERTGKTIRVFLANMGPIPQHKARADFSAGFMEVAHFEVLRNNGFPTPEEAVKAAVESGAEVAVICSTDDTYPELVPPVARGIKAARPEMRLLLAGAPAAEYKDSYIEAGVDDFIHVRANCYEILKSIQEKAITASGCPSADENPRKGEGL; from the coding sequence ATGAACGAAACAGAGGTGAAAATGAGCGGATTTCCGCCGGTCTCCTTTGAAGAGTTTGCCGTTCCCACGCGCGAAGAGTGGTACAACGAGGCGGTGGCGGCCCTCAAAGGCGCGCCCTTTGATAAAAGGATGTTCACGCCGACCTACGAAGGCATCACCCTTGAACCGATCTATACTCTCGCCGACAATGAGGAGCTGCTCAACATAAGCGGCATGCCCGGAGAGGCGCCCTTCCTGCGCGGGACGAAGAGCTCCGGCTACATCGCCGAGCCGTGGAAGATCGCCCAGAGCGCCTCGGACGTACTGCCGAAAGAGGCCAACGAGGTCGTGAAAAACGAGCTGGCCAAGGGAGCGACCATCCTCCACTTTGAGCTTGACGAATGCACGAAGCTCGGACGCGACCCCGACCCTGAACTCTTTAAGGGCGACTACCGCGGACTTTCGCTGACGACGCTCCGCGACGCCGACGAAATGCTTAAGGGGCTTGATTACACGAAGGTGCCGCTCCACATCTACGCCGGAGCCTCCGCCGTCTCGGTGCTGGGGCTGGTCGCGGCGCAGGCCAAAGCCACGGGAGCCAAAGAGAGCCTCAAAGAGGCCAAAGGCTGCATCGGCGCCGACCCGCTGGGAGAGCTCGCCGAACGCGGGACACTGCCGCTGCCGATCGACGAACTCTATGACGAGATGGCTCTCGCCATAAAATGGGCGCAGAAAAACGCTCCTCAGATCAAAACGATACTGGTTCGCGGCGACGTCTATCATAACGGCGGCGCGAGCGCCACACAGGAGACCGCCTACGCGATGAGCGCGGCGATCGCCTACATCCGGGCGATGCGCCACCGCGGTATTGAACCGGAAATTACCATGTCACACATAAAATTCAGCTTCTCCCTGGGCACCAACTTCTTTATGGAAATCGCCCGCATCAGGGCCGCGCGTACCGTTTGGTCGCAGATCGCCGAGGCATTCGGCGCCGACGCCGACGAGTATGGAAAAATAGACATCATCGCGCGCACCTCGCACTTCACCTCTACCGTATATGACCCCTACGTCAACATTCTCAGGGCGACCACCCAGGCCTTCTCCGGCGCGGTCGGCGGCGTCGACGCGATGCAGATCAGCTGCTTTGACGACGCCATACGCCCAAGCGGAGAGATCGCGAAGCGTATCGCGCGCAACATTCAAGTAATGCTTCAGACCGAGTTCGACATGCTCCAGCCCGTCGACCCGGCAGGCGGCTCGTGGTACGTCGAGCGCCTCACGGCGCAGTGCGCCGCCGCCGTCTGGGCGATCCTTCAGGATGTGGACGCCGAGGGCGGTATGTATCCCGCGCTGAAAAAGGGCGTCATTCAGGGAGAGATAGAAAAAATACTCAAGAGCCGCCTCAAAAACCTCGCCTTCCGTAAGGACAGGGCCGTCGGCACCAACATGTACCCCAACACCCTTGAAAAACCGCTCGAAAACATGTTCCCCCGCGGAGAAAAACTCTGCCGCGAAAGGAAAGAGGCCGTCGCCAAATTCCGTGAACTGACGGACGAACAGCATGCCGCGGAATCCCTCGAAAAAATTATGGACAACATCCACGAGGGCGACGCGAAATTTCTCGACGCCGTCATCGAAGCCTTCATGGCGGGCGCCACCGTCGGCGAAGTGAGAAAAGCGCTCAACGACAGCTTTGAGGGCGAAGAGAGCGTAAAGGCGATCGGGACGCACCGCTGGACCGAACAGATCGAGGCCCTGAGAAAAACCACTGAAGAGTTCACCGAGCGCACAGGCAAAACCATCCGCGTATTCCTCGCGAACATGGGACCGATACCGCAGCACAAGGCGCGGGCCGACTTCAGCGCCGGTTTCATGGAGGTCGCGCACTTTGAGGTGCTGAGAAACAACGGCTTCCCCACGCCGGAAGAGGCCGTCAAGGCCGCCGTCGAATCGGGAGCCGAGGTCGCCGTCATCTGCTCCACCGACGACACCTATCCCGAACTGGTACCGCCGGTGGCGCGCGGCATCAAAGCCGCCCGTCCGGAGATGCGTCTGCTGCTCGCGGGCGCGCCTGCCGCGGAATACAAAGATTCATATATCGAAGCCGGCGTTGACGACTTTATCCACGTCAGGGCCAACTGCTACGAAATACTCAAATCGATACAGGAAAAGGCGATAACGGCCTCCGGCTGCCCGTCGGCGGACGAAAATCCTCGTAAAGGGGAGGGACTCTAA
- the scpA gene encoding methylmalonyl-CoA mutase — MSSSNPDFTKIPLNIEPKRAMSYEEWKKKVEKETGKSFESLLHRTMEQIEVAPLYTKADYEGMNHLNYTAGLPPFLRGPYPTMYVTRPWTVRQYAGFSTAEESNAFYRRNLAAGQKGLSIAFDLATHRGYDSDHPRVVGDVGKAGVAVDSILDMEILFSGIPLGQMSVSMTMNGAVLPVLAFYIVAAEEQGVDKSVLSGTIQNDILKEFMVRNTYIYPPAPSMRIIGDIFAYTSRNMPKFNSISISGYHMQEAGATADIELGYTLADGLEYIRTGQAAGLGVDDFAPRLSFFWAIGKNYFMEVAKMRAGRMLWAKIVKQFGPKKAKSMALRTHSQTSGWSLTAQDPFNNVARTCVEAMAAALGHTQSLHTNALDEAIALPTDFSARIARNTQLYIQDETSVCKVIDPWGGSYYVEALTDELIRRAWGHIQEVEALGGMSKAIETGLPKMRIEEAAARRQARIDSGSEKIIGVNALQLEQEDPIDILEVDNSAVRDAQIARLAKLRANRNQEDVDRWLAAITRSLETGEGNLLEFAVEAARARASLGEISDAVEKASGRHKAVIRSISGIYSSEFAEEDIIEEVRRMTDEFEEREGRRPRIMVAKMGQDGHDRGAKVVATAYADMGFDVDIGPLFQTPEETAQDAVDNDVHIVGMSSLAAGHKTLLPQLVEELEKRGRGDIMVVAGGVIPAQDYQFLYDHGAACIFGPGTVIPAAAKEMLEKLNERLAAAHV, encoded by the coding sequence ATGTCATCTTCAAATCCCGATTTCACAAAGATCCCTCTGAACATAGAGCCAAAAAGGGCCATGAGCTATGAGGAATGGAAGAAAAAGGTCGAAAAAGAGACCGGAAAATCATTTGAAAGCCTGCTGCACCGCACAATGGAACAGATCGAAGTCGCCCCGCTCTACACCAAGGCCGACTACGAGGGCATGAACCATCTCAACTACACGGCGGGGCTGCCGCCCTTCCTGCGCGGCCCCTACCCCACCATGTACGTCACGCGCCCCTGGACAGTGCGTCAGTACGCGGGCTTCTCCACCGCCGAAGAGAGCAACGCCTTCTACCGCCGCAACCTCGCCGCGGGACAGAAGGGGCTCTCCATCGCCTTCGACCTCGCGACACACCGCGGCTACGACTCCGATCATCCGCGCGTCGTCGGAGACGTCGGAAAGGCGGGCGTCGCCGTCGACTCCATCCTCGACATGGAGATACTCTTCTCCGGCATCCCGCTCGGGCAGATGTCCGTCTCCATGACGATGAACGGCGCGGTCCTTCCCGTCCTCGCCTTCTACATCGTCGCGGCCGAGGAACAGGGCGTCGACAAATCGGTGCTCTCCGGCACCATCCAGAACGACATCCTGAAAGAATTCATGGTCCGCAACACCTACATATACCCGCCGGCGCCGTCGATGAGGATCATCGGCGACATCTTCGCCTACACCTCGCGGAACATGCCGAAATTCAACAGCATAAGCATCTCCGGCTACCACATGCAGGAGGCGGGAGCGACGGCGGATATCGAGCTCGGCTACACGCTCGCCGACGGGCTTGAATACATCCGCACTGGACAGGCGGCGGGACTCGGCGTCGACGACTTCGCGCCGCGCCTCTCATTCTTCTGGGCGATCGGCAAAAACTACTTCATGGAAGTGGCGAAAATGCGCGCCGGACGTATGCTCTGGGCCAAAATCGTCAAACAGTTCGGCCCCAAAAAGGCCAAATCCATGGCCCTGCGTACCCACTCGCAGACCTCAGGCTGGAGCCTCACGGCACAGGACCCCTTCAACAACGTCGCGCGCACCTGCGTCGAGGCGATGGCGGCGGCCCTCGGCCACACACAGTCGCTCCACACAAACGCCCTCGACGAAGCCATCGCGCTGCCGACCGACTTCTCGGCCCGTATCGCGCGAAACACCCAGCTCTACATCCAGGACGAGACCAGCGTCTGCAAAGTCATCGACCCGTGGGGCGGCTCCTACTACGTAGAGGCGCTCACCGACGAACTCATCCGCCGCGCCTGGGGCCACATCCAGGAGGTCGAGGCCCTCGGCGGCATGTCCAAGGCCATCGAAACCGGCCTGCCAAAGATGCGCATTGAAGAGGCGGCGGCGCGCCGCCAGGCCCGTATCGACTCCGGCAGTGAAAAGATCATCGGCGTCAACGCCCTGCAGCTCGAACAGGAAGACCCCATCGACATCCTTGAAGTCGACAACAGCGCCGTGCGTGACGCGCAGATAGCGCGGCTCGCGAAACTGCGCGCCAACAGGAACCAGGAAGACGTCGACAGATGGCTCGCGGCCATAACCAGATCTCTTGAGACGGGAGAGGGCAACCTCCTCGAATTTGCCGTCGAAGCGGCGCGCGCGCGCGCCAGCCTCGGCGAAATATCCGACGCCGTGGAAAAGGCGTCGGGAAGGCACAAAGCCGTCATCCGTTCGATCTCGGGCATCTACAGCAGCGAATTCGCGGAAGAGGACATCATCGAAGAGGTCCGCAGAATGACCGACGAATTTGAAGAACGCGAAGGCCGCCGTCCACGTATCATGGTCGCCAAAATGGGACAGGACGGACACGACCGCGGCGCGAAGGTGGTCGCCACCGCCTACGCCGACATGGGCTTCGACGTGGACATCGGACCGCTCTTCCAGACGCCGGAAGAGACCGCGCAGGACGCGGTCGACAACGACGTCCACATCGTAGGCATGAGCTCGCTCGCCGCTGGGCACAAGACACTGCTGCCCCAGCTCGTCGAGGAACTTGAAAAACGCGGACGCGGAGACATCATGGTCGTAGCCGGCGGCGTCATTCCGGCGCAGGACTACCAGTTCCTCTACGACCACGGAGCGGCCTGCATCTTCGGCCCCGGCACGGTGATACCGGCGGCGGCCAAAGAGATGCTCGAGAAACTCAACGAGCGCCTCGCGGCAGCCCACGTCTAG